ATCACTCTCAGGAGCTACCAACCCACCCGTAAAAGATTCAAATAACAAAATTTTTGCGTTATTATCCCGAATCCTGTCAATGACTTGCATTGCACTCATGTGATCAATTCCGGGATCCACCCCCATCTCATTCATAAAAATCAACCCTTTCTTTTTGACCTCTGCGTCCAACGTTTTCATTTCCTTAGAAACATAGGAAGCAGTTATCATATGCTTGCCAAATTCAACACAATCTTTTGCCACTTGAATGTGAAACCTTGCAGGTAACATGGAAATGACCATATCCGCTTTTTGAATTTCCTTTCTTCTTTGCCTTTCATCAAAAATATCAAACACCAGGGCAGTAGATCTCGGGTTTTTCCCGGCTCTTATTATGGCATTTTCAATAGAAACGTCTGCAATTGTAATATGTAAATTTTCCTGCTGCGATTTTTTTTGAAGGTAATCTATCAAGTAAGAACTCGATTTTCCGGCACCGATAACTAAGATGTTTCTCATCGCAGAATTGTATTATTTTTGTTGTATATAACGAAAATATAAAAAAACACCATTTTGTAGTTTTTTTTTTCGAATGAATATGAGCAAAAATTTAAGCATTACTGCATTATTAGGATTAATGGCTATTATATTAGGCGCCTTTGCAACACATAGTGTAAAAGAAAAGCTAGTGCCCGATGCTATGGAAAGCATACAAACGGCTATCCGTTATCAGGTATATCACGTACTGGTGTTACTTTTTATAAATACCTATAAAGAGTTTTCAAAAACGTTTAAAAATAACTTAAGCATTCTTTTCTTTCTGGGGATATTCTTCTTCTCAGGTTCTATTTACACAATTTATTTACTCAAAATTCCTGCAAATAGTATCTGGTTCGTTACTCCCTTAGGAGGATTATTATTTGTACTGGGATGGTTCTTGCTATTTTTTCATTTTGTAAAAAAAGTAATTGACAAAAAATAAAATGTCTTTATATATTCCTTGAATCCAACATTACTACATTATCACATTGAACTCATTTGAACTTTTTGGATTTAAGCGAAAATTAGAAGTTTTTAGATATGTTGAACAGGGTAAACGCATTAAAGTTAACATGTTTTTAATCAATACTTTATGATTTTTTGATCCAAGTTAACCTGTAATTATTTTCAAAAAAATGAATAATCATTAAAGGTAAGTTTAAAAAATTACGAATAAAATCCATTATTAAATGTCAATTCTTTAATGAAAAATTAGTTTTACTGATATATTCATAAAAGTTTAATGCGTTTGCCCTGATATGTTGAAAGCTTTTTTGAGTTGTATAACAGCGCTACGGAAGGAAAAAAAGATAAAAACAGAGCTAAAAACAGCAATTTTTTAGCAAATTGAAAAAGTTTAAATGAGTTCATTGTTACATTTTTAAAATTCTTCAACCTTTTAATCTTTTAATCTTTCAATTCATTAAATAT
This window of the Flavobacteriaceae bacterium genome carries:
- a CDS encoding DUF423 domain-containing protein, translating into MSKNLSITALLGLMAIILGAFATHSVKEKLVPDAMESIQTAIRYQVYHVLVLLFINTYKEFSKTFKNNLSILFFLGIFFFSGSIYTIYLLKIPANSIWFVTPLGGLLFVLGWFLLFFHFVKKVIDKK